In Oncorhynchus tshawytscha isolate Ot180627B linkage group LG23, Otsh_v2.0, whole genome shotgun sequence, the following proteins share a genomic window:
- the LOC112241573 gene encoding kin of IRRE-like protein 2 isoform X1 gives MIDRVHLADSNVYQLALKGHGQKDWGKERSVNIIVSESPELPVISGVRAATEGQMVSLNCSISYSCPSQAPTLQWRWERGAQENSSEYGEPHVLQPQGQGPTLQTSLTFIASYRIKPRMRCEAVYPGGRRVYTVKELHVTFPPKDVTVQVHTLTVQEGLNVLLACSCKADPPVTEYRWSYTQHGLTVDLHQRTFTVRVYNVTRDMRVRCTAQNLIGRAESKLTSLNIQYKPVILHLSSYCVVERLEVLCRCSVDSNPRPAVTWSVNGSVPPYRYNTSVGSENGTLTAMLKGHMDTPLRVVCFAINALGNDSHTLLQAEDGSLLWKVIPAVCISLATFLLSLLLLFCCRKRSGKRVLTCRPPVYPGDMGIYQDRMPLYINCTEVTNIYNNGSYQLVYQNCTPLFVQTKQTHPMGRRDGGRRGGERRGGERRRGERRGGERRGGESQGGTMDRGTRDRQSPASNDNNTETAIYLEII, from the exons ATGATTGACAGGGTCCACCTGGCTGACTCCAATGTCTATCAGCTGGCGCTGAAGGGCCATGGACAGAAagactgggggaaggagaggagtgtcAACATCATTGTGTCAG AGTCCCCAGAGCTCCCAGTGATCAGCGGTGTGAGGGCAGCTACAGAAGGGCAGATGGTGTCACTAAACTGCAGCATCAGTTACTCCTGTCCCTCCCAGGCCCCCACCCTCCAGTGGCGGTGGGAGAGAGGAGCTCAGGAGAACAGCAGCGAGTACGGGGAGCCTCATGTACTCCAGCCCCAGGGTCAGGGGCCTACACTACAGACCTCTCTCACCTTTATCGCATCGTATCGCATCAAACCCAGAATGAGGTGTGAGGCAGTATATCCAGGAGGAAGAAGAGTATACACCGTAAAGGAGCTCCATGTGACAT TCCCTCCAAAAGATGTCACAGTCCAGGTCCATACCTTGACTGTCCAGGAGGGGTTGAATGTGTTACTGGCCTGCTCCTGTAAAGCTGACCCGCCTGTGACAGAGTACAGGTGGTCATACACCCAACATGGGCTAACTGTAGACCTTCACCAGCGCACATTTACGGTCCGGGTGTACAATGTGACCCGAGACATGAGGGTCCGCTGCACAGCCCAGAACCTAATTGGACGGGCAGAGTCCAAATTGACTTCCTTAAACATTCAAT ACAAGCctgtcatcctccatctctcctcctactgTGTTGTGGAAAGGTTGGAGGTTCTGTGTCGCTGTTCTGTAGACTCCAACCCCCGGCCTGCCGTCACCTGGAGTGTCAACGGTAGTGTTCCACCATACAGATACAACACATCAGTGGGCTCAGAGAATGGTACACTAACAGCCATGCTGAAGGGCCACATGGACACTCCACTGAGGGTAGTCTGCTTCGCCATCAATGCACTGGGCAATGACTCCCACACACTGCTTCAGGCAGAGGATG GTTCTCTGCTGTGGAAAGTGATACCTGCAGTATGCATCTCTTTGgccaccttcctcctctctctactcctcctgttCTGCTGTCGAAAGAGGTCAGGAAA GCGTGTGCTGACCTGCAGACCTCCGGTGTATCCTGGGGACATGGGGATCTACCAGGATCGGATGCCCCTCTACATCAACTGCACTGAGGTCACCAACATCTACAACAATGGCAGTTACCAGCTGGTTTACCAGAACTGCACCCCTCTTTTCGTCCAGACCAAACAG ACACATCCGATGGGGAGGCGAGATGGGGGGAgacgaggtggagagaggagagggggagagagaagaagaggtgagagacgaggaggggagagaagaggaggagagagtcaagGGGGAACGATGGACAGaggaacaagagacagacaaAGCCCTGCCTCCAATGACAATAACACTGAAACAGCTATCTACCTGGAGATCATCTGA
- the LOC112241573 gene encoding kin of IRRE-like protein 2 isoform X2, which translates to MIDRVHLADSNVYQLALKGHGQKDWGKERSVNIIVSESPELPVISGVRAATEGQMVSLNCSISYSCPSQAPTLQWRWERGAQENSSEYGEPHVLQPQGQGPTLQTSLTFIASYRIKPRMRCEAVYPGGRRVYTVKELHVTFPPKDVTVQVHTLTVQEGLNVLLACSCKADPPVTEYRWSYTQHGLTVDLHQRTFTVRVYNVTRDMRVRCTAQNLIGRAESKLTSLNIQYKPVILHLSSYCVVERLEVLCRCSVDSNPRPAVTWSVNGSVPPYRYNTSVGSENGTLTAMLKGHMDTPLRVVCFAINALGNDSHTLLQAEDGSLLWKVIPAVCISLATFLLSLLLLFCCRKRRVLTCRPPVYPGDMGIYQDRMPLYINCTEVTNIYNNGSYQLVYQNCTPLFVQTKQTHPMGRRDGGRRGGERRGGERRRGERRGGERRGGESQGGTMDRGTRDRQSPASNDNNTETAIYLEII; encoded by the exons ATGATTGACAGGGTCCACCTGGCTGACTCCAATGTCTATCAGCTGGCGCTGAAGGGCCATGGACAGAAagactgggggaaggagaggagtgtcAACATCATTGTGTCAG AGTCCCCAGAGCTCCCAGTGATCAGCGGTGTGAGGGCAGCTACAGAAGGGCAGATGGTGTCACTAAACTGCAGCATCAGTTACTCCTGTCCCTCCCAGGCCCCCACCCTCCAGTGGCGGTGGGAGAGAGGAGCTCAGGAGAACAGCAGCGAGTACGGGGAGCCTCATGTACTCCAGCCCCAGGGTCAGGGGCCTACACTACAGACCTCTCTCACCTTTATCGCATCGTATCGCATCAAACCCAGAATGAGGTGTGAGGCAGTATATCCAGGAGGAAGAAGAGTATACACCGTAAAGGAGCTCCATGTGACAT TCCCTCCAAAAGATGTCACAGTCCAGGTCCATACCTTGACTGTCCAGGAGGGGTTGAATGTGTTACTGGCCTGCTCCTGTAAAGCTGACCCGCCTGTGACAGAGTACAGGTGGTCATACACCCAACATGGGCTAACTGTAGACCTTCACCAGCGCACATTTACGGTCCGGGTGTACAATGTGACCCGAGACATGAGGGTCCGCTGCACAGCCCAGAACCTAATTGGACGGGCAGAGTCCAAATTGACTTCCTTAAACATTCAAT ACAAGCctgtcatcctccatctctcctcctactgTGTTGTGGAAAGGTTGGAGGTTCTGTGTCGCTGTTCTGTAGACTCCAACCCCCGGCCTGCCGTCACCTGGAGTGTCAACGGTAGTGTTCCACCATACAGATACAACACATCAGTGGGCTCAGAGAATGGTACACTAACAGCCATGCTGAAGGGCCACATGGACACTCCACTGAGGGTAGTCTGCTTCGCCATCAATGCACTGGGCAATGACTCCCACACACTGCTTCAGGCAGAGGATG GTTCTCTGCTGTGGAAAGTGATACCTGCAGTATGCATCTCTTTGgccaccttcctcctctctctactcctcctgttCTGCTGTCGAAAGAG GCGTGTGCTGACCTGCAGACCTCCGGTGTATCCTGGGGACATGGGGATCTACCAGGATCGGATGCCCCTCTACATCAACTGCACTGAGGTCACCAACATCTACAACAATGGCAGTTACCAGCTGGTTTACCAGAACTGCACCCCTCTTTTCGTCCAGACCAAACAG ACACATCCGATGGGGAGGCGAGATGGGGGGAgacgaggtggagagaggagagggggagagagaagaagaggtgagagacgaggaggggagagaagaggaggagagagtcaagGGGGAACGATGGACAGaggaacaagagacagacaaAGCCCTGCCTCCAATGACAATAACACTGAAACAGCTATCTACCTGGAGATCATCTGA